One Nocardiopsis gilva YIM 90087 genomic window, AGGACATCTCCTCGCGCTGGGGGCCGCGCGTCGTCGACCTCGCGCAGGACGTCTCCGACGCCGTCCTGGCCGCTGAGGAGAACTAACCCCAGTGTTCGGACGCACTCGGCCGTCGTGGGCGTGGCTCCTCGGCGGCCTGGCGGTCCTCCTCGCGGCGGTGATCACCGGCGTCGCCTCAGGGGCCGCCTCCATCACCCCCGGGGACATCGCGCAGACCCTGCTCGCCAAGGTCGGGGCGGGGACGGAGTCCCCGCTCAACGACCGCCAGATCGCGGTCCTGGTGCAGCTGCGCCTGCCGCGCGTCGTCCTCGGCGCGATGGTCGGCGGCCTGCTGGCCACCGCGGGCGCCGCCTACCAGGGCGTGTTCCGCAACCCGCTGGCCGACCCCTACCTACTGGGGGCGGCCGGCGGGGCCGGGCTCGGCGCGACGATCATCATCGCGTTCGGCGGCGACATCTTCGACTCACCGCGCGGACTGGTCCCGGTCGCGGCCTTCCTCGGGGCGCTCCTCGGGGTCGCCGCCGCCTACGCGCTCGGTCACACCACCGGGCGCGGCGGCACCGCCTCGCTCGTCCTCGCCGGTGTCGCCGTCTCCTCGTTCCTGGCCGCGATGCAGACCCTGCTCCAGCAGATGCGCATCGAGGAGCTGGAACGCATCTACGCCTGGGTCCTCGGCGGACTGGGCCGGGGCGGCTGGGACGACATCACCATGGTCGCGCCGTATGCCGCCGTGAGCGTGATCGTCCTGCTCGGCTGCGGCTACCTGCTCGACCTGCTCGCGCTCGGCGACGAGAAGGCGCTGAGCCTCGGGCTCAACGCGACGGTGGTACGGCTGATCGTGATCTCCACCGCCTCCCTGGCCACGGCCGCCGCGGTGGCGGTGAGCGGGCTGATCGGCTTCGTCGGCATCGTCGTGCCGCACATCGTGCGACGGCTCGTCGGCACCGGCTACCGGATGATCCTGCCGATGTCACTGCTCCTCGGCGGCGCGTTCCTCGTCCTGATGGACATCGTGGCACGCACCGTCCTCGCCCCGGCCGAACTCCCGCTGGGCGTGGTGACCGCCTTCCTCGGCGCCCCGTTCTTCGTCCTCGTGCTGCGGGGGACGCGCGACCGCGCGATGTGATGTCCGCCCACGTCACCCCCTCGGTGACCTGATCGTGCCCCTGCTTCTGCGAAACTGGACGACGTTATGGACTACACGATCTTCGCCGTTGCCATCTTCCTCATCGCCGTCC contains:
- a CDS encoding FecCD family ABC transporter permease; amino-acid sequence: MFGRTRPSWAWLLGGLAVLLAAVITGVASGAASITPGDIAQTLLAKVGAGTESPLNDRQIAVLVQLRLPRVVLGAMVGGLLATAGAAYQGVFRNPLADPYLLGAAGGAGLGATIIIAFGGDIFDSPRGLVPVAAFLGALLGVAAAYALGHTTGRGGTASLVLAGVAVSSFLAAMQTLLQQMRIEELERIYAWVLGGLGRGGWDDITMVAPYAAVSVIVLLGCGYLLDLLALGDEKALSLGLNATVVRLIVISTASLATAAAVAVSGLIGFVGIVVPHIVRRLVGTGYRMILPMSLLLGGAFLVLMDIVARTVLAPAELPLGVVTAFLGAPFFVLVLRGTRDRAM